Genomic window (Magnolia sinica isolate HGM2019 chromosome 6, MsV1, whole genome shotgun sequence):
AATGAGTGAGTTAGGTCCAAAGTTcaattggaccccaccatttgcaataatagtgGGGCACAatgtcatccaccgttcaaacttcttaggagccacggtAGTTTTCGCTCAAGCTGGTGTTggattttcacttcatttatctctatgttaacttatgaataggtcagatctcaaaaatacataagggtgggcccgacttgatgtgtatgaggcccattagtgcggcccattgatgcagccgacttgatgtgtatgaggcccattagtgcagcccattgatgcagccgacttaatgtacacgaggcccattatgatctgtattaggcccttatcgtgcagcccattgtgacgtgtattagacccatgacacgtggcccatttgatgcatacgagacccatgtgtagggctcacctattgtggattcgaggcccatgggttgtggcccattgtgatgtatttgaggcccatgggcgaggcccgatgtgatgtatgtgtggccgttacgatTGTGTacgaatcccttatgtgggccactccttgggagcaatgttggttagatgtccacattgatgggtaatgaaggttaaatgtcctcattgtgaccttcccttaagccttgttaagcccattcttaccgattccgattgacgtgaccgatttatcgattctgattattgattgattccgattgttatgaccgattgtcgatttcgattgacgtgaccgatctgctgattctgattatcgattgattctgattgtcatgactgattgccgaatccgattGACGtcatcgatttgtcgattctgattatcaattgattccgattgtcatgaccgattgccgattccgattgacatgaccgatttgtcgattctaattatcgattgaattcgattgtcatgaccgattgccgattctgattgacgtgatcgatttgccgattctgattatcgattgattctgattgtcatgaccgattgccgatttcgattgacatgactgatttaccgattctgattatcgattgacttcgattatcatgactgattgccgattctgatttacgtgaccgatttgccgattctaattatcgattgattccaattgtcatgaccgattgccgattccgattgacgtgaccgatttaccgattctgattatcgattgattccgattgtcatgaccgattgtcgattccgattgacgtaattgatttactgattctgattatcgattgattccgattgtcatgatcgattgccgattctgattgacatgaccgatttgtcgattttgattatcgattgattccgattgtcatgaccgattgccgattctgattgacatgaccgatttgccgattctgattatcgattgattccgattgtcatgaccgattgccgattccgattgacgtgaccgatttaccgattctgattatcgattgattccgactgtcatgatcgattaccgatttcgattgacatgaccgatttgctgattccgattatcgatcgattccgattatcgtggccgattgccgattagcgatcgaggctgattatcatgactgattgtcaATTCCggttgacatgaccgatttgctgattctgattatcgatcgattcgataatcaaggctgattatcgagacttatgtgatatatatgaggcctatgtgataaggcccattatgatgcaattGAGGGCTAGgcatgaagcccattatgatgtacgttaggcccatgtgaaaggcccatcgtgatgtgtattaagctcttgagtgaggcccatggtgttgtatatcaagccctttgtgaggccatgggtccactatatgttaggctctatgtgggccaccccttgggggcaatgttagttaaatgtccacattgtcgaggctgattatcgaggccgattgttgatgccagttattgatattgattatgagtatgtgatagcatagcatcatgatacatgcccataagcatcatctgcatgtttgatatgagatatggttgactgTTGCATATGCCATGGGGCAgattgttcatgggactccctgatgcgCGGAGTTGCCCTActtgagcgcacggtatgcgcaggattgatgcatgattggactgtgtgactcatgcatctcgcattgtgtggcTATGattaccatacgccctagcgacatcagggctgtagcctccacatgcatatcatagatggccagatgggacaccagaaatctgttctacatggagtgctatagatatctttgggtgaaagtcccagaaccctcttggttccagaggttgctccaacatctagaccgagtgaatgcatgagtgcatgagggccgtataccgttacgtcgcgtctcccactgtgtcgtggttggttggaaggggttacgaccttatctgcccgagaggaaggagcaatactaggctgagtctgactagctcgaggaatgagtctgctatcgacgagccgggcccgatattggcaggcggatagtgaggtctcttccacccaccttgttgcgcacgatggggcggcaatcgggtttggagtgtaatagacccctgtGATTttttagagaggaaccgtactgtatgtggacttattgagcaggaattgcatactcattcattcattcactatccactcgggctggtggtgtgcaactaactgttgtgtaccttcgcatggctagaATTTCGGTTAGGCATGTGACTAACTTGACACCAGGATTCTACtatattgagtctggctatccaaatttaggtatgagactggtttggatagaagtcccttgtgatggaccccatagcttgcgatactgcgtactatcatcccgacttcactccagcttggttatttcattcgcaccgcatattacattgaatccgcagtacttagcattgatatggccgttagcattcatgctttgcatcgcatagccttggtacggctgatgacactcatagacttatcagtatatttccgcatatttcgatattgtatgatttatggcattgtatccttGACATCTAAATATTTGGTTCTCttcgactcctcatttgcatagctgatttgcattgcgtaccctgatattgtatgactcatggacttgttagtacttccgtttactctgattactttgtTATTGCTTActcggcacttatcttgcgcacacactttcaccacctactaagctttctataagtttatgcactatagatgcgtgcaggtggcgttaggttggaGCAGcatcgagcttggagcgtgcaacggacttatggagctttaatatttgacatatgtatttctctttcagcactgtattcaattgtttataatagtggatatgtgatgatgatgttgcctttatgatttgggtatacttgtggttatgcttattatgagataaatatatataaaaaaaatcctccttgtaagatcccaggatcggaatctagcgtataggcactgggagccgagaatggggtactatggaggctttcgacaccggattcagcaattgggaattttgtgagctcgatttctgagtttggtgcgtgacaaggcccgttgttgaggcccaccttgatattataaggcccatttgaggaggcccatcttgatgcatttgtggccgattgttgaggcccactttgatatatatataagacccattgttatgaggcccatgttatgaggcccatttgatgtactgaaggcccatgggttgaggcccaatgggatgtacataaggcccattataatgtgattcTACCGTGGTTTATGTGCTGATGTTTAGGGTGGGCtgtgccttgggagaaatgttggtttgacgtccacattgtaagattaatgttggttagatgtccacattataactctccctagggtccattgataggcccatacttgttatgtgttagccgtttaggcccatcttcgttggaaggatagttcatcaccatataacatgcttagtgtaattctaatactcatgcccatacgcatcatatgtatgcttgatatgagaaatgttttatcatagcataagccggttAGGCTGAGACAtctacgggactccttatgagacggagtgccccacatgatcacacggtacgcgcaggattgctgcatgactggatagtgagatttatgcatctcgcatttgtgtgtcatgatcgttgtacgccctagtgatatcagggttgtagcttcacaagcacatcatggatgacccaccggataccgaaaatactttttttagcactgtgggcacttaggatgtccttgggtgaaagtcccagaacctttttggtaccgggagttgctccaacatctagatcgagtggatacacgagcgcccgagtgccgaatacaagtaggccgcgtctcccactgtgtcgtggtcggttggaagggggtgttgcCTTATCCACCCgtgtgagggggctataagctaggctgagtttgaccagctcgcaaatgagtccgctatcaacgagccgagtaggtattggcagactactggtcaggcggatagtgaggtctattccgctcactgggctgtgcggctagggaggcggcagtcagtgtggagtgtattagaccccggtgatatcccagagagaactgtactgatatgtatacttgatgaggactagcatgcttggtctacatctcgcatatgacatttggctacataggcctcacatcgcatgaccttggtatggccgatagcattcatgtcttacattacataactttggtacagctgataacattcatagaattatccgcatattttcgcattactctgatattttatatacttggcacttgccttgcgcatacacttacaccaccctctaagcttttgtaagcttatgcacgaccgttgcgtgcaggtagcattggacagcagtagcgctgaggcaggagtgtgcatctaactattttggagctttttgatcaccttgtatttccctatCCGTATTGTActttaagtttttgatatagtggatatgtggtgatgttgttttgtgacttggttatacttgtggttatgctccattacaaaaaaaaattcatactgaaaatcctcattgtaggatccgaggatcagaatctagcatgtgagtgtcggaatccgagaatggggcactacgaaggtgttggcgccggattcggcgatcgaaaattttatgagcccggtttccgagtttggggcatgacatactCGCCTCATATCTAATATTCATACTTTACCACTTAAATGGTTTTTTCAATTTCTGGTCCACAACTTACACatgatttctaaaaatctttCATAGTCATCATCCCTTAGCCAAAGAAACTTGCGCCACCATGTGCTTTTTTCGTCCCCCCTCTCCGTCAACCATTAAAGGAATTCTTCACAGTTAATGTTTCTATGAATAAGAAATTCATTGAAAAGAGCATCTCGGCCGCTTTGAATATCTTCATTAAATTCGTACTCTTTTCAAAAATATCCATGATATGAACATGCTCATCTATTGGGTCATCATCACTATCTTTTGCATAATCGTTTTCGCCATGATGAGGTCCCTCACTTTTTTCATCtttatcatcttcatcttcatctatATCTGCATcgtcatcttctttttcttcttcatcttcttcatcttcattttttaCTTCAACTTTATCATCTTCACCATCTTCCCAATCTCCTTCACCATCGTCACCTCATGAATATTCTTCATCCTCTTCGTCACAATCACTATCGTCTTCTCCCTCATCTTCATCGTCATATCCTCCCCCATCTCCTTCATTATAATCTCCTCCGCCAAGTTCGTAATATTCTTCAGCATTTGTcaacctttcttcttcttcttcttccaccctTGCAACATCTGGAAATGACAGTTCAAGAAATTCCAGCACTTCTTCAAACCCTGTAAAATAAGAATAGCTGGATAAATAGGCACAGAAAATATCTAATATAATGACTGTACTACCTTGTATAGACTAATTTGattatgtaaatatatatattgcCATTCCAAGTTTTGTTTTCTTAAATGCAAAATCCATACACGATGTAACAGAACAATATTTGGATTATGTGACCACTGACACACTTTGAAAGATGTGGGCCACAGTTCATATAATTTCTCAGCCTTATTATCTTTTCTCTTAATACCAAACCAAAAAGTAAATCTCATGTCCttcatcaactcaaattagtcatCTCCTCCCGAACCATCTTCTCCTCTCCCATCTTCACTAGATGTATCttcttcccactcttcatcatcatcttcactaGAAGTATCttcttcccactcttcatcaTTGTCCCCAACTTCTATTCCTGATATTCTTAAATATTTTCGGCAGAAGATGATATTGAGATAAAGCGTTCTAGAAAAACTCCCTTCATACGTGTCTACAAATTCCCACCAATCCTTAGGCACTTCATAACCTCGCGTTAATATGTAAGTGAACCAATCCTTCAGTTTAATTCCTGCTGCTTTTATTTGTCTTAAAATAAATACTCGCCTCATATCTAATATTCGTGTTTTACCACTTAAATGGTTTTTTTCGATTTCTGGTCAACGACATACACACGGTTTGTAAAAATCTTTCACAGTCATCATCCCTTAGCCAAAGAAACTTGTGCCACCATGTGCTTTTTTCATCCCCCCTCCCCGTCAACTACTGAAGGAATTCTTCACGGTGAATGTTTCTATGAATAAGAAATTCATTGAAAAGTGCATCTCGGCTGCTTTGATTATCTCCGTTAAATTCGTACTCTTCTAAAATAACCATGATATGGACATGCTCATCTATCGGGTCATCTTCACTATCTTTTGCATAATCTTTTTCGCCATCATGAGGTCCCTTACTTTTTTCATCTTTATCTTCTTCATGttaatcttcatcttcatcttcttcttcatctttatcATCTACACCATCTTCCCAATCTCCTTCACCATCGTCGCCTCCTGAATATTCTTCATCCTCTTCGTCACCATCACTATCGTCTTCTCCCCCATCTTCATCGTCATTTCCTCCCCCATCTCCTTCATTATTATATCCTCCGCCAAGTTCGTAATATTCTTTAGATTTGTCaacactttttcttcttcttcttccaccctTTCAACATCTTGAAATGATAGTTCAAGAAATTCTAGCACTTCTTCAAACCCTGTAAAATAAGAATGGTTGGAAAAATAAATATAGAAAAAATTCAATATAATAACTGTATAACAAGAATATGTAAACCCTATGCATGCGAATGAAAGGTAAGTTCATTACAAGTGGTGTACTACATTGTATAGACAGATTTGAttctataaatatatatattacccttctaaggtttttttttcttaaatgcaAAATCCATACACGATGTAACAGAACAATATTTGGATTATGTGACCACTAACACACTTTGAAAGATATGGGCTACAGTTCATATAATTTCTCAACCTTGTTATCTGTTCTCTTAATACCAAACCACAAAGTGAATCTCATGTCTttcatcaactcaaattagtcatCTCGTCCCGAACCATCTTCTCCTCTCCCATTTTCACTAGATGTATCttcttcccactcttcatcatcatcttcacaaGATGTATCttcttcccactcttcatcatcatcttcactagatgtatcttcttcccactcttcatcaTTGTCCCCAACATTTATTCCTGTTGTTCTTAAATATTTTTGGCTGAAGATGATATCAAGATAAAGCGTTCTAGAAAAACTCCCTTCAGATGTGTCTAGAAATCCCCTCAATCCTTAAGCACTTCATAACCTCGCGTTAATATATAAGTGAACCAATCCTTCAGTTTAATTCCTACTGCTTTTATTTATCTTAAAACAAATACTCGCCTCATATCTAATATTCGTGTTTTACCACTTAATTGGTTTTTTCAATTTTCGGTCCATAACTTACACACGGTATCTAAAAATCTTTCACAGTTATCATCCCTTAGCCAAAGAAACTTGTGCCACCATGTGCTTTTTTCGTCCCCTCTCCCCGTCAACCACTGAAGGAATTCTTCATGGTCAATGTTTACATGAATAAGAATTTCATTGAAAAGAACATCTTGACTGCTTTGATTATTTACGTTAAATTCGTATTGTTATAAAATATCCATGATATGGACATTCTCATCTATCGGGTCATCTTCAATATCTTTTCATAATCTTTTTTTCTATCATTAGGTAGCTCACTTTTTTCatctttatcatcatcatcttcatcttcttcatcttcatcttcatcttcatcttcttcatcttcaccaTCTTCCCAATGTCCTTCACCATTGTCGCCTCTTGAATATTCTTCATCCTCTTCGTCACCATCACTATCATCTTCTCCCCCATCTTCATCGTCATTTCCTCCCCCATCTCCTTCATTATCATCTCCTCCGCCAACATCGTAATATTCTTCAGCATTTGTcaacctttcttcttcttcttccaccctTGCAACATCTGGAAATGACAGTTCAAGAAATTCCAGCACTTCTTCAAACCCTGTAAAATAAGAATGGCTGGATAAATAAACATAGAAAAAATTCAATATAATGACTGTATAACAAGAATATGCAAACCCTATGCATGCGAATGAAAGGTAAGTTCACTACAAGTGGTGTACTACCTTGTATAGACTGATTTGATtctgtaaatatatatattgcccttccaaggtttttttttttcttaaatgcaAAATCCATACACGATGTAATAGAACAATATTTGGATTATGTGACCACTGACACACTTTGAAAGATGTGGGCTACAGTTCATATAATTTCTCAGCCTTGTTATCTTTTCTCTTAATACCAAACCACAAAGTGAATCTCATGTCCttcatcaactcaaattagtcatCTCCTCCCAAACCATCTTCTCCTCTCCCATCTTCACTAGATGTATCTTTTTctcattcttcatcatcatcttcactagatgtatcttcttcccactcttcatcatcatcttcactaGATGTATCTTCTTCTCACTCTTCATCATTATTCCCAACTTTTATTCACGATATTCTTAGATATTCCCGGTAGAAGATGATATTGAGATAAAGCGTTCTacaaaactcccttcatacgTGTCTACAAATTCCCACCAATCCTAAGATACTTCATAACCTTGCGTTAATATGTAAGTGAACCAATCCTTTAGTTTAATACCTGCTGCTTTTATTTGTCTTAAAATAAATACTCGCCTCATATCTAATATTCGTACTTTACCATTTAAATGGTTTTTTCAATTTCTGGTCCACAACTTACACACAGTCTCTAAAAATCTTTCACAATCACCATCCCTTAGCCAAAGAAACTTGCGGCACCATTTACTTTTTTCGACCCCCCTCTCTGTCAACCATTGGAGGAATTCTTCACAGTCAATGTTTCTATGAATAAGAAATTCATTGAATAGTGCATCTCGGCCGCTTTGATTATCTCCATTAAATTCGTACTCTTTTCTAAAATATCCATGATATGAACATGCTCATCTATCCAGTCATCATCACTATCTTTTGTAAAATCGTTTTCGCCATCATGAGGTCCCTCACTTTTTTCATCtttatcatcttcatcttcatcttcatcttcatcttcattatcatcttcttcatcttcttcatctttattttcttcttcaacTTTATCATCTTCACCATCTTCCCAATCTCCTTCACCATCATCACCTCCTAAATATTCGTCATCCTCTTCGTCACAATCACTATCGTCTTCTCTCTCATCTTCATCGTCATATCCTCCCCCATCTCCTTCATTATAATCTCCGCCCCCAAGTTCGTAATATTCTTCAACATTTCTcaacctttcttcttcttcttcttccaccctTGCAACATTTGAAAATGACAGTTCAAGAAATTCCAGCACTTCTTCATACCCTATAAAATAAGAATAGCTGGATAAATAAACATAGAAAAAATTTAATATAATGACTGTACTACCTTGTATAGACTAATTTGattatgtaaatatatatattgcCCTTCCaaggttttttttctttcttaaatgcAAAATCCATACATGATGTAATAGAACAATATTTGGATTATGTAACCATTGACACACTTTGAAATATGTGGGCTACAGTTCATATAATTTCTCAGCCTTATTATCTTTTCTCTTAATACCAAACCAAAAAGTGAATCTCATGTCCttcatcaactcaaattagtcatCTCCTCCTGACCCATTTTCTCCTCTCCCATCTTTACTAGATGTATCTTCTTCCTACTCTTCATCAACATCTTCACTAGAAATATCTTCTTCCTAATCTTCATCATTGTCCCCAACTTCTATTCCtgatattcttaaatttttttggcAGAAGATGATATCGAGATAAAGCGTTCTAGAAAAACTCCCATCATACGTGTCGATAAATTCCCACCAATCCTTAGGCACTTCATAACTTCGCGTTAATATGTAAGTGAACCAATCCTTCAGTTTAATTCCTACTGCTTTTATTTATCTTAAAATAAATACTCCCATCATATCTAATATTCGTGTTTTACCACTTAAATAGTTATTTCGATTTCTGGTCAACGACAGACACACGGTTTGTAAAAATCTTTAACAGTCATCATCCCTTAGCCAAAGAAACTTGCGCCACCATGTACTTTTTTCATCCTCCACCCCGTCAACCACTGAAGGAATTCTTCACGGTGAATATGAATAAGAAATTCATTGAAAAGTGCATCTCAGCTGCTTTGATTATCTCCGTTAAATTCGTACTCTTCTAAAATAATCATGATATGGACATGCTCATCTATCGGGTCATCTTCACTCTCTTTTGCATAATCTTTTTCGCCATCATGAGGTCCCTTACTTTTTTCATCTTTATCTTCTTCATGttaatcttcatcttcatcttcatcttcatctttatcATCTACTCCACTTCCCAATCTCCTTTACCATCATTGCCTCCTGAATATTCTTCATACTCTTCGTCACCATCACTATCGTCTTCTGCCCCATCTTCATTGTCATTTTCTCCCCCATCTTTGTAATATTCTTCAACATTTGTcaacctttcttcttcttcttcttccaccctTGCAACATATGGAATTGACAGTGTAAGAAATTTCAGCACTTCTTCAAACCCTATAAAATAAGAATGACTggataaataaacatataaaaaATCCAATATAGTGACTGTATAATAAGAATATACAAACCTTATGCATGCGAATGAAATACAAGTTGACTACAAGTGGTGTACTACTTTGTATAGACTGATTTGATTCTATAAATATATATTGCCCTTccaagggtttttttttcttaaatgtaAAATCCATACATGATATACTAGAACAATATTTGGATTATGTGACCACTGACACACTTTGAAAGATGTGGGATACAGTTCATATAATTTCTCAGCCTTGTTATCTTTTCTCTTAATACCAAACCACAAAGTGAATGTCATGTCCttcatcaactcaaattagtcatCTCCTCCCAAACCATCTTCTCCTCTCCCATCTTCACTAGATGTATCTTCTTCCCACTCTTCATTATCATCTCCACTGGATGTATCTTCTTCTCGCTCTTCATCATTATCCCCAACTTCTAGTCCCGATATTCTTAGATATTCTCGGCAGAAGATGATATCGAGATAAAGCATTTTAGAAAAACTCCATTCAAACGTGTCTACAAATTCCCAACAATCCTTAGGCACTTCATAACCTCGTGTTAATATGTAAGTGAACTAATCCTTCAGTTTAATTCCTGCTGTTTTTATTTGTCTTAAAATAAATACTTGTCTCATATCAAATATTCATACTTTACCACTTGAATGGTTTTTTTTATTTCTGATCCACAACCTACACACGGTATCTAAAAATCTTTCACAGTCATCATCCCTTCGCCAAAGAAACTTGTGCCACCATGTGCGTTTTTTCGTGCTCCCTCCCTGTCAACCACTGAAGAAATTCTTCACGGTTAATGTTTTTACGAATAAGAAATTCATTGAAAGGAGCATCTCGGCCGCTTTAATTATCTCTGTTAAATTCGTACTATTCTAAAATATCCATGATATGAACATGCTCATCTATCGGGTCATCTTCACTATCTTTTGCATAATCTTTTTCGCCATAATGAGGTCCCtcacttttttcatttttatcatcttcatcttcatcttcatcatcatcttcttcttcttcttcatctttttcatcttcctcttcatcttTATCATCTTCTCCATCGTCCCAATCTCCTTCACATCGTCGCCACTTGAATATTTTGCATCTTCTTTGTCAAAATCACTATCGTCTTCTCCCCCATCTTCATCGTCGTATCCTCCCCTTTCTCCTAAATTATCATCTCCTCTCCTAAGTTCGTAATATTCTTCAGCATTTGTcaacctttcttcttcttcttcttccaccctTGCAACATTTGGAATGATAGTTCAAGAAATTCTAGCACTTCTTCAAACCCTATAAAATAAGAATGACTCGATAAATAAACATAGAAAAAATCCAATATAATGACTATGTAACAAGAATATGCAAACCCTATGCATGCAAATGAAAGTGCTGTACTACCTTATATAGATgtatttaataatatatatatatatatatatatatatatatatatatatatatatatatatatatatatatatatatatattacccttctaaggtttttttttcttaaatgcaAAATCCATACATGATGTAACAGAACAATATTTGGATTATGTGACCACTGACACACTTTGAAAGATGTGGGCTACAGTTCATATAATTTCTCAGCCTTGTTATCTTTTCTCTTAATACCAAACCACAAAGTGAATCTCAGGTCCttcatcaactcaaattagtcatCTCCCCCCGAACCATCTTCTCCTCTCCCATCTTCACTAGATGTATTTTCTTCTCACACTTCATCATCGTCTTCACTAGATGTATCTTCTTCCCgctcttcttcatcatcttcactaGATGTATCTTCTTCTCACTCTTCATCATTGTCCTCAACTTCTATTCCCTATATTCTTAGATATTTTTGGCAGAAGATGATATCGAAATAAAGCGTACAAGAAAAACTGCCTTCATACGTGTCTACAAATTCCCACCAACCCTTAGACACTTCATAACCTCGCGTTACT
Coding sequences:
- the LOC131249768 gene encoding uncharacterized protein LOC131249768, translated to MRRVFVLRQIKVAGIKLKDWFSFILTRGFEVLKDLLKFVDTYQGSFSRTLYLVIIFCREYLRISEIEVADNDEEWEEDTSSEDDEEEWEEDSSTKDDDEEWEEDTSSEDGRGEDAILILQGLKKCRNFLYCHFQMLQGWKKKKKGWQMLMNITKDDSNCDEEDEEYSGGDDGEGDWEDGFEEVLEFLELSFPDVARVEEEEERLTNAEEYYEVGGGDDNEGDGGGNDDEDGGEDDSDGEEEDEEYSGGDDGEGHWEDGEDDKDEEEDEDEDDKDEKSEGLLDGKKYYAKDSVDDPIDEHVNIMVEEEEEERLTNAEEYYELRRGDDNLGERGGYDDEDGGEDDNTFEWSFSKMLYLDIIFCREYLRISGLEVGDNDEEREEDTSSGDDNEEWEEDTSSEDGRGEDGFEEVLKFLTLSIPYVARVEEEEEERLTNVEEYYKDGGENDNEDGAEDDSDGDEEYEEYSGGNDGYEEVLEFLELSFSNVARVEEEEEERLRNVEEYYELGGGDYNEGDGGGYDDEDEREDDSDCDEEDDEYLGGDDGEGDWEDGFEEVLEFLELSFPDVARVEEEEERLTNAEEYYDVGGGDDNEGDGGGNDDEDGGEDDSDGDEEDEEYSRGDNGEGHWEDGFEEVLEFLELSFQDVERVEEEEEKVLTNLKNITNLAEDIIMKEMGEEMTMKMGEKTIVMVTKRMKNIQEATMVKEIGKMVISGIEVGDNDEEWEEDTSSEDDDEEWEEDTSSEDGRGEDGFEEVLEFLELSFPDVARVEEEEEERLTNAEEYYELGGGDYNEGDGGGYDDEDEGEDDRDWEDGEDDKVEVKNEDEEDEEEKEDDDADIDEDEDDKDEKSEGPHHGENDYAKDSDDDPIDEHVHIMDIFEKSTNLMKIFKAAEMLFSMNFLFIETLTVKNSFNG